The following coding sequences are from one Abditibacteriaceae bacterium window:
- a CDS encoding CHASE2 domain-containing protein, whose product MKSRRQRARVGREWQQVSPLRRVARLALPFLFIGAFCTFLDRGDTTFGVLERQTIALRMKLWAQRNSALMEKSRQRIVLVPISDSTFRDPAFEKLGGPPVPRTAHARVVRELKKAGASVIAFDILFDADRVEDTEFSAATRDFGRVAWAGLWDDGEKTLLLPNNRLRTASPHVGHTRSPHGNEAIVDRFEAVIDANNRVVPALSVEAVRLTLGFADQPLVRQSGGVRIGSWLLPTEANDTFRISFLGTPGDAFPTVPYEQIYHGIARDPMFRSSGFFRDKIVLIGDTTTLSRDAYATPVGRLSGMEIHAHAVATLLERSFLREAPIWSGPLAMLALMSLACMLAIRCRWLVAAASTTALLGSYFLAALWIFTDSGLLIPMAAPSVAALAMALATIIERGGIEERERARLKNVLEQYVSEQVSAGGAPTGKVALVFTDMENSSYLTQQHGLRFEQARDEHFELLRTIVRSCNGFEVETAGDSMFVVFARAADSVRFATATQSAMEAHPWPQGIGNLRLRIGIHFGEPFVGRDRNRLTYRGHDTNLAARVMSAAGGGQTFVSEALRLAVHNELPANHSFRSRGLFTMSGIGDILLHEICNKSE is encoded by the coding sequence GTGAAATCGCGCAGACAACGAGCACGCGTCGGACGCGAATGGCAGCAGGTTTCGCCGCTGCGCCGTGTCGCGCGTCTGGCGCTGCCGTTTCTATTTATCGGGGCGTTTTGCACCTTTCTCGACCGCGGCGACACGACCTTTGGAGTGCTTGAACGGCAGACGATTGCACTGCGCATGAAGCTGTGGGCGCAGCGCAACTCCGCATTGATGGAGAAGTCGCGGCAGCGTATTGTCCTCGTTCCCATCAGCGATTCGACCTTCCGCGACCCGGCTTTTGAGAAGTTGGGCGGCCCTCCTGTTCCGCGCACAGCTCATGCGCGCGTTGTTCGCGAATTAAAAAAAGCAGGCGCCAGCGTCATTGCGTTCGACATCTTGTTCGACGCCGACCGCGTCGAAGACACCGAATTTTCCGCCGCCACGCGTGATTTCGGTCGTGTCGCCTGGGCGGGCTTGTGGGACGATGGTGAGAAGACACTTCTTCTGCCCAACAACCGGCTACGAACAGCCAGCCCACATGTTGGTCACACGCGCTCGCCACACGGCAACGAGGCGATTGTTGACCGATTTGAAGCGGTCATCGACGCCAACAACCGCGTTGTTCCGGCCCTCAGCGTAGAAGCGGTGCGTCTCACTCTGGGTTTTGCCGACCAGCCGCTGGTTCGCCAGAGCGGCGGAGTTCGCATCGGCTCGTGGCTCCTTCCCACAGAAGCGAACGATACGTTTCGGATTTCATTTCTTGGCACACCGGGCGACGCCTTTCCTACCGTCCCTTACGAGCAGATTTATCACGGCATCGCGCGCGACCCGATGTTTCGCAGCAGTGGCTTCTTTCGCGACAAGATTGTTCTCATCGGCGACACCACAACACTCAGCCGAGACGCTTATGCAACCCCGGTCGGGCGCCTGTCGGGGATGGAAATTCATGCGCACGCAGTGGCCACCTTGCTCGAACGCAGTTTCTTGCGCGAAGCACCGATATGGAGCGGCCCGCTTGCGATGCTGGCGCTCATGAGTCTGGCATGCATGCTGGCGATACGATGCCGCTGGCTGGTCGCGGCGGCTTCGACAACGGCTTTGCTCGGCAGTTACTTTCTTGCGGCGCTCTGGATATTTACCGACAGCGGCCTGCTGATTCCGATGGCCGCGCCTTCGGTCGCTGCACTCGCAATGGCGCTCGCCACGATTATCGAGCGCGGCGGCATCGAAGAACGCGAGCGCGCACGATTGAAAAATGTTCTCGAACAATATGTAAGCGAACAGGTCAGCGCCGGAGGTGCCCCGACGGGAAAAGTCGCGCTCGTCTTTACCGACATGGAGAATTCGTCGTATTTGACCCAGCAACACGGCCTTCGCTTTGAACAGGCTCGCGACGAACACTTTGAACTCCTGCGCACGATTGTGCGGAGCTGCAACGGTTTTGAAGTGGAGACAGCAGGTGACTCGATGTTCGTTGTTTTCGCCCGCGCCGCCGATTCAGTTCGCTTTGCGACGGCCACACAAAGCGCAATGGAAGCGCATCCGTGGCCTCAAGGCATCGGAAATTTGCGGCTTCGTATCGGCATTCATTTTGGTGAGCCGTTTGTCGGACGCGACCGCAACCGCCTGACGTATCGCGGCCACGACACAAATCTCGCGGCCCGCGTAATGAGCGCCGCGGGAGGCGGCCAAACTTTCGTTTCTGAAGCGTTGCGACTCGCCGTTCATAATGAATTGCCTGCCAATCATTCCTTTCGTTCGCGCGGCCTTTTCACGATGAGCGGCATCGGTGACATCTTGTTGCACGAAATTTGTAACAAATCTGAGTAA
- a CDS encoding NADH-quinone oxidoreductase subunit C: MANNPRESSGAYLQPTERASHAVEKLQEQFADVFFEVRRFRDETTVYVPRERIVEVCTFLKTDAEMNYNYLSDLTGNDWPDRDPRFEVIYQLYSVGEKGHYTYLRLKVRVPEDDCVCPSVTSVWRTSNWHEREVHDMFGIKFEGHPDLRKILLPEEFVGHPLRQDFEIGWEEPEFSVRKIQREYAKS; encoded by the coding sequence ATGGCAAACAATCCGCGCGAAAGCAGCGGCGCGTATTTGCAACCCACCGAGCGTGCCAGCCACGCCGTCGAAAAACTGCAAGAGCAGTTCGCCGACGTCTTTTTCGAGGTGCGCCGTTTCCGCGATGAAACCACGGTTTACGTTCCGCGCGAGCGCATCGTCGAGGTTTGCACGTTTCTAAAAACCGACGCCGAGATGAATTACAACTATCTCAGCGATCTCACCGGCAACGATTGGCCCGACCGTGACCCGCGTTTTGAAGTGATCTATCAGCTTTATTCGGTGGGCGAAAAAGGCCATTACACTTATTTGCGCCTCAAAGTGCGCGTGCCCGAAGACGATTGCGTTTGTCCTTCGGTGACGAGCGTGTGGCGCACATCGAACTGGCACGAACGCGAAGTCCACGATATGTTCGGCATCAAATTCGAGGGCCATCCCGATTTGCGCAAGATTCTCCTACCCGAAGAATTTGTCGGCCACCCGCTACGCCAAGACTTTGAAATCGGCTGGGAAGAGCCGGAATTCTCCGTTCGTAAAATCCAGCGCGAGTACGCGAAATCGTAA
- the nuoE gene encoding NADH-quinone oxidoreductase subunit NuoE, whose product MVLDDAAVARIEEICKEYPNKKSALVPALYVAQRANGGWLSREAMVEVAEELDLPESHVYAVASFYSMFYLSPVGKNVIQVCTTSPCELRGARGAVDILKNKLGLEVGQTSEDGKWTLMEVECLAACDKAPMCQINEDYYEHLDEAKIDDILGYLARGEKPPYAEFSQTLGTHPIAFTDEELGIDVSGITPAPNVEKKPKPEAAPA is encoded by the coding sequence ATGGTTTTAGACGACGCAGCGGTTGCGCGTATCGAAGAGATTTGCAAAGAGTATCCGAACAAGAAATCGGCGCTCGTGCCCGCGCTGTACGTGGCGCAACGCGCGAATGGCGGTTGGCTGTCGCGCGAAGCGATGGTTGAAGTCGCCGAAGAACTCGATTTGCCCGAATCGCACGTTTACGCGGTCGCGTCGTTTTACTCGATGTTCTATCTGTCGCCCGTCGGCAAAAACGTGATTCAGGTTTGTACAACCTCGCCCTGCGAACTGCGCGGCGCACGCGGCGCGGTTGATATTCTTAAAAATAAGCTGGGCCTTGAAGTCGGCCAAACGTCGGAAGACGGCAAGTGGACGTTGATGGAAGTCGAGTGTCTCGCGGCGTGCGACAAAGCGCCGATGTGCCAGATTAACGAAGATTATTACGAGCATCTCGACGAAGCCAAGATTGACGATATTCTTGGGTATCTCGCGCGGGGCGAAAAGCCGCCTTACGCCGAGTTTTCGCAAACGCTCGGCACGCACCCGATTGCTTTCACCGACGAAGAATTGGGCATCGACGTGAGCGGCATTACGCCCGCACCGAACGTCGAGAAAAAGCCGAAGCCCGAAGCCGCGCCCGCATAA
- a CDS encoding ferredoxin family protein gives MAYIIAEPCVDVKDKACVEVCPVDCIHGTDDSPQLYINPGECIDCGACEPECPVEAIYEESALPDEWKKYTAINADFFK, from the coding sequence ATGGCTTACATCATTGCAGAACCTTGCGTAGACGTAAAAGACAAAGCGTGCGTGGAAGTGTGTCCGGTCGATTGCATTCACGGCACCGACGATTCACCGCAGCTTTACATCAACCCCGGCGAGTGCATCGACTGCGGCGCGTGCGAACCCGAATGCCCGGTCGAAGCGATCTACGAAGAAAGCGCCCTGCCCGACGAATGGAAGAAATACACCGCGATCAACGCCGATTTCTTTAAGTGA
- the nuoF gene encoding NADH-quinone oxidoreductase subunit NuoF, giving the protein MSYETDPKIIHKYINVPDVHTIGVYEEKAEGYAAWRKALSEYEGADVLGEVKAASLGGRGGAWFPTGMKWSFMPAAVFPKYLVCNCDESEPGTFSNREIVLKTPHTLLEGFMLGCYAIGCTHGYIYVRGEMMKGYARLRAALAEAKARGYVGKNILGSGFDLEITIHTGAGAYICGEETALLSSLEGDRGQPRLKPPFPAVAGLYAKPTSVNNVETLSNLPYIIREGSAAFKQFGTERSPGMKIVSVSGHVEKPGNYEVPVGTPISTVLALAGGVQGGKKLKGFFPGGSSTPMMGPDKVDTPLDPASITAAGSILGTAGLCIFDEDTDIVHVAARLIQFYKHESCGKCTPCREGNDWLMRVLQRLDAGKGKDGDLDMLIDMSSNIAGRSFCLLGDAATTPVVSSIKTFRDDFEKRITNPADERIFIPLVSAHSH; this is encoded by the coding sequence ATGTCTTACGAAACTGATCCGAAGATCATTCATAAATACATCAACGTGCCGGATGTTCATACCATCGGCGTTTATGAAGAAAAAGCCGAAGGCTACGCCGCGTGGCGCAAAGCACTATCGGAATATGAAGGCGCCGATGTATTGGGCGAAGTCAAAGCGGCCAGTCTGGGTGGGCGCGGCGGTGCCTGGTTCCCAACCGGAATGAAGTGGAGCTTCATGCCCGCTGCCGTTTTCCCGAAATACCTCGTTTGCAACTGCGACGAAAGCGAACCGGGCACTTTTTCCAACCGCGAAATCGTCCTCAAGACGCCGCATACATTGCTCGAAGGCTTCATGCTCGGCTGTTACGCCATCGGCTGCACACACGGTTACATTTATGTGCGGGGCGAGATGATGAAAGGCTACGCGCGTTTGCGTGCAGCTTTGGCCGAAGCGAAAGCACGTGGCTACGTCGGCAAGAATATCCTGGGCAGCGGCTTCGATCTGGAAATTACGATCCACACCGGTGCGGGCGCTTACATCTGTGGCGAAGAAACCGCGCTGCTGTCTTCACTTGAAGGCGACCGCGGCCAACCCCGACTCAAGCCGCCGTTTCCGGCTGTCGCTGGCCTTTATGCGAAGCCGACTTCGGTAAACAACGTCGAAACGCTTTCCAACTTGCCTTACATCATTCGTGAAGGTTCGGCGGCGTTTAAGCAGTTCGGCACCGAGCGTTCGCCGGGCATGAAAATCGTTTCGGTTTCGGGCCACGTCGAGAAGCCGGGCAACTACGAAGTTCCTGTGGGAACACCGATTTCGACCGTACTTGCGTTGGCGGGCGGCGTCCAAGGCGGCAAGAAACTGAAAGGTTTCTTCCCCGGCGGCAGTTCGACGCCGATGATGGGGCCCGACAAAGTGGATACGCCGCTCGACCCCGCTTCGATTACGGCTGCCGGTTCGATTCTGGGAACCGCCGGACTTTGTATCTTCGATGAAGACACCGACATCGTTCACGTTGCGGCGCGCTTGATTCAATTCTACAAGCACGAATCGTGTGGCAAATGCACGCCGTGTCGTGAAGGCAACGATTGGCTGATGCGCGTATTGCAGCGTCTCGATGCCGGCAAAGGCAAAGACGGCGACCTCGATATGCTAATCGATATGTCGAGCAACATCGCGGGTCGCAGTTTCTGCTTGCTGGGTGATGCGGCGACGACGCCGGTCGTTTCCAGCATCAAAACCTTCCGTGATGACTTTGAGAAGCGCATTACCAACCCTGCCGACGAGCGCATTTTCATTCCGCTCGTGTCCGCGCACAGTCACTAA
- the nuoD gene encoding NADH dehydrogenase (quinone) subunit D, which yields MPKLIDPQNVLGNRRSDMAPVEALQSREALSQASVLTKRFSTESIAADNAPGASERMIINMGPQHPSTHGVLRLVMELDGETVTKCEPVIGYLHTGMEKTMQSKLYQQALVVTDRFDYTNSPGNNLVYCLAVEKLLGAEIPARAQALRVIMAELSRLSAHLVWLGTHALDLGAMTVLFYTFREREMILDMWDTICGARLTASYMRIGGVVADAPKEFFTQLEEFLKIADERIDEYAYLLSGNEIFVNRTKGIGKLTQEEIIDFGVSGPTARASGIAWDVRKTNPYSGYDLYDFDVPVGTNGDVYDRYLVRVEEMRQSVKIIRQAYEGLPEGAVRCADRKISLPPREELATSMEAVIHHFKLVTEGFHPPRNQEIYLACESPKGEIGFFIASDGSNKPYRCHLRGPSFVNLQSLPAMVEGRLLADVVAIIGSIDIVLGEVDR from the coding sequence ATGCCCAAACTGATCGACCCTCAAAACGTGCTTGGCAATCGCCGCAGCGATATGGCACCTGTGGAAGCGCTGCAATCGCGCGAAGCATTGTCACAGGCTTCGGTTCTCACCAAGCGCTTCTCGACCGAAAGCATCGCCGCCGATAACGCGCCCGGCGCTTCCGAGCGCATGATTATTAATATGGGGCCGCAGCATCCGTCAACGCACGGCGTGTTGCGCCTCGTGATGGAACTCGACGGCGAAACCGTGACGAAGTGCGAACCGGTTATCGGCTACCTCCATACCGGCATGGAAAAGACGATGCAAAGCAAGCTGTATCAGCAGGCTTTGGTTGTCACCGACCGCTTCGATTACACCAACTCGCCCGGTAACAACCTCGTTTACTGTCTTGCCGTCGAGAAACTTCTCGGTGCCGAGATTCCGGCGCGCGCTCAGGCGCTGCGCGTGATTATGGCCGAGTTGTCGCGTTTGTCCGCGCACCTTGTATGGCTGGGAACACACGCACTCGACCTCGGTGCGATGACCGTGTTGTTCTATACCTTCCGCGAGCGCGAGATGATTCTCGATATGTGGGACACCATCTGCGGCGCCCGTCTCACGGCTTCGTATATGCGAATCGGTGGCGTTGTTGCGGATGCGCCTAAGGAATTTTTCACTCAACTGGAAGAGTTTCTGAAGATCGCCGACGAGCGCATCGATGAATACGCTTATTTGCTGTCGGGCAACGAGATTTTCGTCAATCGCACCAAAGGCATCGGCAAGTTGACGCAGGAAGAAATTATCGACTTCGGCGTTTCCGGCCCGACGGCGCGCGCTTCCGGTATCGCGTGGGACGTGCGCAAGACGAACCCGTATTCGGGCTACGATCTTTACGACTTCGATGTTCCCGTCGGCACCAACGGCGACGTTTACGACCGCTACCTCGTGCGCGTTGAAGAAATGCGTCAGAGCGTAAAGATTATTCGTCAGGCGTATGAAGGCTTGCCCGAAGGCGCCGTGCGCTGCGCCGACCGCAAAATTTCGCTCCCGCCGCGCGAAGAACTCGCGACTTCGATGGAAGCCGTCATTCACCACTTCAAGTTGGTGACGGAAGGTTTTCATCCGCCGCGCAATCAGGAAATTTACCTTGCGTGCGAAAGCCCGAAGGGCGAAATCGGATTCTTTATCGCGTCGGATGGAAGCAACAAGCCGTATCGTTGCCATTTGCGCGGGCCGAGTTTCGTGAACTTGCAGTCGCTTCCGGCGATGGTTGAAGGACGCTTGCTCGCCGACGTTGTCGCGATTATCGGTTCAATTGATATTGTTCTGGGCGAAGTGGATCGCTAA
- a CDS encoding DUF456 domain-containing protein — protein sequence MTDIQIAWALLIAGLVGAIVPVLPGTPLAFLGPAYYAYKTQWTEVAPITIVALLVLAILGSTADIWLSSLAAKKSGASGWATVASIVGGIIGLLVASLPGAILGSIGAIVLVEYSRHKDWNQVLRASGGYLAGYLASMVLQVLIVLVMMGIFWAALKW from the coding sequence ATGACCGATATTCAAATTGCGTGGGCGTTGTTAATCGCAGGTCTGGTCGGCGCGATAGTTCCGGTTTTGCCCGGCACGCCACTCGCGTTTTTAGGCCCGGCATATTACGCCTACAAAACGCAGTGGACAGAAGTCGCTCCAATCACGATTGTGGCGTTGCTCGTTCTGGCCATTCTCGGCAGCACTGCCGACATCTGGCTTTCTTCGCTCGCTGCCAAGAAGAGCGGCGCTTCAGGTTGGGCGACGGTCGCTTCGATTGTCGGCGGCATCATCGGCTTGTTGGTGGCCTCGCTTCCCGGCGCAATTCTCGGCTCCATCGGTGCAATTGTTCTCGTCGAATACTCACGTCACAAAGATTGGAACCAGGTCTTGCGCGCATCGGGCGGTTACCTCGCTGGCTATCTCGCGTCGATGGTTCTGCAAGTTCTCATCGTGTTGGTAATGATGGGCATTTTCTGGGCAGCGTTGAAGTGGTGA